In the genome of Suncus etruscus isolate mSunEtr1 chromosome 3, mSunEtr1.pri.cur, whole genome shotgun sequence, the window AGTAAGTTTTTATGGGTTTAATTGTCACTCATATTTATTCAACTAATGTTTACAGAGCATTGTTATTGATGTTAGAACTGTCATTGTTATCATGCAGCTATTCTAGTAGATACATTAGATCACTATGATCTTTTGTTAAAACTTCAATGGCTTCATACTGGTGAAGAATGATAACAACACAATTGCCATGAGCTACATGCTACTTTGGAGatagggatgggaagggaagggaagatccTGCTGAATCCCTGGTTCAAGAGGTCTTCAAGTATTTCCCAGTCTAATGACTAGTACTTTCTGTGTGCTGAATCCTTTGtgaagcaaatataaaaaaactCTGTCTTCCTGGAAGCTTTGGACATTCTCATAATGATTGTCAAAGCCTATAATTTAGAATTCAGGGACATTTCATTACCCTAGTAAGATGTAAGGGAGCCTCACTGCCTGTCTCCTGAGTAAGATAGTTGTGCTTGTTCTAGATTAGTCTTGGCCTATGTTCTAGATCTCAAAGATTATTAAGCCCTTAATATATGCCAGGCTGAGTTAAGATATATGATATCAgcataaaataaattctagatttcaaagactattaaaataatatgtaaaatattttcttgatacTCATTAGGATGCTTAAATATTGAAATTATAAACATCTTGGATATATTATGTTAAAATCTAGTTAAAATGATCCCACTCATTTCTTTTGATGCTTTAGAATGTGATTATTAGAAAATTGTAAATCATACATGTagtttatatatttctgttttttgtttgtgtggggccacacctgttcagGGCTTCTGATGattctgagcttagggatcactcctgtgtgTAAGGTAAGCTCTTTATtcctgtgtgtaaggcaagtcccTACATATTTCTGTAGAATAGCATTGCTCTAGATTTTGACAACATTCTtctattgactgattgattgattggtacAGGGGCTGTTCCAAAACAGTGCTCTGAGGTCTTGGGTTAGTTTATAGTTGGCCAATCAGGTAGGACAGTTCAATGCCTGACCCTTGAGCTTTCCCCCTTTCCTACTTTATGCCTACACTCTAATCCACTGATTATGTTCTAAGCTATTTTTAGTATTCAGTCACACTAGTCATTAACTTTATATTCCTTGAACATGTTTATGCTTATTTTGACTTAGTTTCTTTGCACTTGTTGCTCTCTACCTAAAACAATCTTTAACTTCTCATTGCTTGGGATTCAActtcaatattattttctctAAGAATTTTCTGACCATGCTAGCTAAAGTCACTCTTGGGCCTGGAGATAGATTAATAggctaagtgcatgctttgcatgcaggaggcttggatttaatccctggcactaccttGAGCACTTGAGCACTGTCATGAATAATCTTCAGGCACCACCGATAAATGGTGCTCAAAATTTAATGAACAAACAAATCTATAAAGTAGATCTTACTCATTCTCCCACACTTATTATTCtctcttattattttcttaattgtttattgttattatattttaatattatttccctaaaatttcctttaaatattttattgaataattattttcttactagAATATAATGTTCAAATTATATTTGAGTGACTTTGTCTTGCTTACTGCTTTATTTCCAGTCACTATCTATAATAATGACTAGACTATGATAGAATCTCAATAAATATGGtataagtgaatgaataaaatgaaatagccACTAACATATAAGAGTTTAAAATATTaggatcattttaaataaaataatctctagttttaaaaataagttaacatTCAAGTTTCTACCTCTCAAAAACATTTGTAGCTTAGTCTTTTAAcattcataatttatttaatatttacaacTATTCTACATGGCAAATAcaagatttttgtgttttttttttttggggggggggtaggggtaGGTCAGTGCCAAGGAATAAATTTGatttagctgtgtacaaggcaagtgccttacccagtgTAATATTTATCCAGTTCCCAAATATAAGGTTTTTATCTTAAATTGATTAATATACTTTATCaacatacatattaaataaatttagagtTTTGGAAACATAAAAAATTTACCAAGATCATATAAAGAATAAGTGGTATTGGGAGATAGTATAGATTAGGTTCCATGTATCTGATCTACATTGCATTCTTGGCACCACAATCCCCAGGGCATCATCATGTGCAACCCTGGAAGCGCCTAAGCTCAGGGCATCCTGGGTAATCCACAGCATTACAGGGCCAGAGCAGCACCATGTCCTTAGGCCCTTTGAAGTATAGATCCAGTTAATTGAGAATTATTGGTGGGGCCACAGATCGCCTGAGTACTGCTTCAGAATCTACCCATTTCTCCCCAAAATGAGTTAGAATAAAGGCCAGGAGATAAGGTAAAGAGatggtgagcatgttttgcatgcaaagaacccaggttcaatccctgacacaggCAAGTCCCCTTAGCTACACCAGAAGCATTCCTCAATGTGTTAGGCAGAGCAAGGCCAGGGGtgataaattttttcttaaagaaattttattataaggggagagagaaaaggtaaTGCATTTAAGAGAATATGGGCTTTTCCAAAGAGGAGAGAATTTATTAAAGTAAAAGGAATTTTGCATCCTGTCAAATATGATTTTTATGCATTAATCAAAATTCTTACCCCCTAACTCATTGTCTTATGCagaaaattaaacattatttgcaaatgcctttttaaaaaatcataaaataatatacaaatgtaaagtcttttaaaaatgtttttaaggggccaggggtggcgctagaggtaaggtgcctgccttgcctgcgctagccttggacggaccacggttccatcccctggcgttccatatggtcccccaagccaggagcaacttctgaccgcatagccaggagtaacccctgagcattaccgggtgtggcccaaaaacaaacaaacaaacaaacaaacaaaaaatgtttttaaaataaagctttaaaatattttaagtaaaaaatagtttttaataggTTAATGTAGATATAATATAAATCAGTGTCTAATAATGCAACCAACTCTCTCTCTGTGTTATATCAATCCCAAATCTAAAGCTTCTTTAGAATTATGCCACAATTacaaacaaataactgtagtagaatgcctgtcttgaatacaggcaggggaggggaagggggagggaacattgggagggggaatgttacactggtgaagggggatgttctgtttgtgactataagtcaattataatcatgtttgtaatcatggtgcttaaataaaaaaataagaattgtaCCACAAGTTACCATTTCAAACAAGCAATATTCTTCAGTTTACATTTGCAGATTTCAGTGAAATAGCATCTTCCAATGAAGTCCACCGCACTAGAGAGGGAAAAGCATAGAGATAAAAAACCtgtgaacacacacatacaccctcCACACGCATCTATTTAACCATTTCTAAGTATATAGTTCAGAAATGTTGTATATTTACATGCTGTGCAACCAATTTCATATTGCAAAACTGAAAGTTCACACTCACTATATAGTAACTTCCTATTTTCCTTCTCACATAGTTCCTGGCATCATTCAACTTTCTGATTTCTATGAAGTTCACTACCTAAATGCCACATACATGGAATCACAAGAGTATTCATCTTCTTGTAACTGGCTCAGTTTATTATTATTCTAGTGGAgtaccatattattattattattatggcttCAGGGATTGAAACAAGATAggtctatgcaaggcaagtaccttactagtaactacctctctgacccctacTGAATCACTTGAGTCAACATGCTTTTGAGGTTCACTTGTGTTTTGTATATGAAAGGTTATTCTTTTGGAGAAGTGCTCGAGGGCTAATTACAGGTATATACAGCCAGCAATTTGATGTTGGATTCACCAGGACCATGGGGACAGGGAGAGAGAAGATGGGAGTTGATGGTGGGGGAGGCAAGAGTTATTTGTCAGGTATTGAAGTCAAGGACTCAAGAATGAAAaatgtgctggagagatagtagagagggtAAGGTGTTAGTATTGAATACAATAAACCCTAGATGATTCCCTTCTCTTTGAATCATTTCTTTTGCCTGACCCttcctatcttttttcttctctcaggaATAGGAATCAAGCCCAGGATCTCattcaagcaaagcaaatgctctaccactatgttATTTCTTGCCTTAGTCTTCCTTTATAAAGGTGAATATTCATTGTATGTATAAACACTTTTGTTAattcacacatatattcacaGACTTCCATCTTTTGCCTATTATGGATAATGTTGCTAAGAACCTTGGTGTGCAAATATCTCTTATAGATTATAtattggaaaaaatttttttttgtttcttgagtcacaccttgcagcgctcaggggttactcctggctctgcgctcagaaattgcctttggcaggcacaggggaccatatgggatgccgggctttgaaccaccatacgtcctgaatcggctgtgtgccaggcaaacatcctactgctgtgccatctctctggcccttgaaatatttttatatattaaaatggtgGGATTCCTGCATGATGCATcaattcaatttaaatttttctgaattGTTAGAGTTTTCATTATAGCTGCACCATTTTACATTCTCACCAATAATAACAAATGTTCTAATTTTTTCATAGTCTTGCCATCAACTACTGGTTAGGATTAAACACATTTGGTTCTATTCAGTATGAATTTTGTTGATCCATATCAGGGCATTAAGAGAATTCTAACATTTTATGACTCTGTGAGATTGTTATAAATATCCAACAAACCTttcctgtaaaatattttttattggatAGGGGGGGGTCTTTTAGGGACTCCTATAAGTGCCAGGGAACTATGTAGTTCAAATCTGGCATGcattccagtcctttgagctacctTGTAGGCCACTCCATTAATAATCTGTTATGTGCTCATTGACTCACATCTTGCACACTAATACACCAGCACTATAATTTCTACGAGGAAGATTAGATAATAGGAAAAACCTTATTCCCTGGTCTAACATAACAACTCACAGCTGAGCTCTCTTTATGTCGGTCTTATTACTTACCATAGTTATTGAATAggctaacattttaaatatatgtgtgctactaaaaataaaaagcattagcAACATATCATAGACCCTTTTGCAGTAGTAAGTTCTAGCTTTATTGTCtatcactttttttctctttctaacatATACACAGATACTTAAAAACATCAACCCATTTATCTTTGCAATGAATGATAGTGTTTGACTTTACCATTAGTCATGACTACATTTAAATCAAGTCAGAAAAGATTTCAAGGGAAAGAAGCTAGAGATCTTGCTCTGCTGCTGCCAACCCCAGTTCTATCACTGGCATCAGCCACCAAGTATtgctagaggtcactcctgagcactactgagtatgattcaaatccctgcacccccaccctccaccctccGATTTCAAGgtagaaataatacatatgcagtTCTAGTTAAgtatgcttaaattaaaaaagaaatctacattatcataaaattaattttaaaataaagatttttagtcTGCCTGCTTCCTCTGGTTTTGTTCCAAAGGATAACCATATATCTAAATATTGGATAATTACTGCACGTTAGTAATAAAGTATTCTATAAAGTAAGTACCAATCGAGATAAATATTGAAAatcatatatgaaaaatatatactgGTTATGGAAAGGGAAAGTAGACACCTTTACAGAGCTAGAAAAAGGTATACTTGAGATTAAATGGCTATTCtctttcacatttatttatttacttgtactTTGGGGGGTTGATGATAGATGGGGCACACCcaactatgcttagggcttactcctgattcagcACTGAGGGATCACACCTTGTGGGACTTACAAGACCATTTGGATTGCAGAGGAATCAAACTCGATTCAGCCTCGTGCAATGAGAACTCCCTATTTCCTGTAGTATCTCTGCAGCCAGGCTATTTTTCCAAATAGGaagcaaattttaaaagattttacatTAAAGTGTGTGatgactgaaaaaaataatttaaaatgatttaattacTCAATTAAACAATATTCGAAGCAGGTCTTATTTGGGCACTCTTATTTCATTCCATAGAAATGTCTCTTTTTCAATAAAAGCGATCTTGGAGAAAAGAACACTACAGAATTCTATGGACAAGAATCTATAGGTGCTATCTGGAATTCAGAATGCCCATCACTAATATTGGTAGGGAACtatgtggttgttgttgtttataatgtaaaatgtaataggagaaagaaaaacaccTTAAATGACCTTGCCAACAGTACAGAAAAGCTTGCTGGCATTTACCTAAAGGTTAAATCATAGATTTGGGCCTTGAGATAGATAGGCAGAGCGTCTGGGATGCAATTGTGGGGCTATGGTCACATGACTATAATTGACCTAGATGCATTACATCAGGTGTGACCGCCCTGCCTAAACCACAGACTTGGTCCAGACAGGCTGCCCACTTCTATGCCGAGGGGATGAGACTGTGGGGCGTGGCTGGAACAGCACAATGATAATCATCCAGTGACTGAAGAGCTCCCAGCCATCCATCCATTGGGCCCCCCTGCCCCGCTCTTAGCAAGACTTACTTGGTAGGAGGGATGTCTGTGGAGAAAAGGTCTATTTCCGTATCAGCCAGCAGGACAGCCTTCATCCCCCTAGAGCTGAGCACTTGCTTACAGAATTtacaacacaggatggacacgCAGCGATCCTTAAAATGACAAATACCGGTAGACATGGCGTCCCTGAGGAGCTGGGTGTTGGGTTTCGTAGGGCAAACAAATCCCTTTCTGGTTTGCTTCTCTGAGGTCCAAAATCAAACTGTGAGGAGGTCTCGTATAAGTCTCTGTCctaaaatgggggtggggggggggaagagggagaaaatGAAGTCTTTAATTTTTCAGTCGGAGAGAGGATATAGTACCAAAGGGACCAGGGAGAAGCAGCAAAGCCAGCGCTCCTTTCTTGCACCTCCCGGTGAAGGGAGTAGTGGGTTTGAAGACGCGAGGAGGCGAGCTGCAGGGATGTAGACTTTTCACTGCAGCTAgctttccctttattttattttttttaatttttggtttttgagtcacacccggcagcgctcagggttccttcgggctctctgctcagaaatggctcctggcaggctcaagggaccagatgggatgccgggattcgaaccaccgtccttcttaatgcaaggcaaactccctccctccatgctctctctccggccccccagcgTTTCCTTGTAAGCATCTCCAGCAGCGTTTCCAGGAAACGCTTTCTTTCAGGACGGCTCCCCCCACAAGCCCTCGCCACCTCCTCCCCGCCTCAGGCTCCTTCCTCGCAGCCAGCGATCCTTGCCCACGCCCCCTCTAGGaagtctttctcctcttcccacAATTCGGCAAGCTCACTTTTCAGCAGCGGGGAGACGCCTCCCGACTCCTCCCGTGGCCCTCCACTCTGCAGAAGTGTCGCCGGCTCCCACCCCCAGCCCTCGGCTGCACGTGCAGGCCTCCGCGCCGGTCCTTGGCCCACGCTTTCCCTCGCGCTCCCCACCGGGATGTCCCCTGAGGTCTCTCCGGGTGGGCCTCTCTAGAAAGCAAGGGGAAAAGGTGGAGGCTGCTTTCTGGCTCTCCGTCACCCAAAGCGTCGTGGCTGTTTCGCTCCCTCGCTACCTTTCCTAGCGGCTGTCAAGTTTGAATTGCCAGGGCGGTGCGCCGATTGGGAGAAGGCGACTTCGCCCGCGTCCCGCATTGGCAGGCTCCACGGCCCGCCCTCCGGACTCTGAGTGGCGAGGAGACCGTAAGCCCCGCCCCTGTAACGGTACGGAGCTTCAGAGAGGCTTCTGATTGGCCAGACTTGGCCCCGCCTCTCCTCTCATTGGCCGGCTCCCTGGAGAACGCGAACGAGCCAGCCCTTTCGCACTTCTGATTGGACGAGGTGCTCTAGGCCCTCCAAACCTCTACTCCTGATTGGTTCAAATTCTCCGCAACGCCCCTTTCCCTCTATTCGGCTTCAATTGGCCTCGCTTTCTCTCAAGAGTTTGTATTTGGTGGCTTTTTTCCCCCCGTCTTACACCCCGCCTAGGAATTCCACTTCAGGGTTCGTTCTAGCAACGCGAGGAGGAGCTTTCTCCGTAACGACGCCTAGAAGGTGTTTGAGTCACGCCTCCAAATGTCCCCAGCCCCGCCTCCACCCCCTCCCCGGCCTCTTTGCGATCCTCTCTTCCCATTGGCTATCGGCCCCATCGGTCGATAGAAGACAGGCGCTGATTGGCCAGGGGGCGGGCTCTCCTTCCCGGCGGGGTACTGCGGAGTTGGCGGAGGCTCCTCTGGGGACTGACTGACTTGACTGGGAGAGAGACATCGCGATCTGCGTAGAAGCGGGTGGCGGGGCAGAAAGGGGAGGAGAGCTCAGAGTGGGAAGTGGACCCCGGGGCCTGGGACCCGTCGCGTCAGAGCCAGGTAAAAGGCTCCTTTcccccctttcttccctt includes:
- the FAM72A gene encoding protein FAM72A, with product MSTGICHFKDRCVSILCCKFCKQVLSSRGMKAVLLADTEIDLFSTDIPPTNAVDFIGRCYFTEICKCKLKNIACLKCGNIVGYHVIVPCCSCLLSCNNGHFWMFHSQAVYDINRMDSSGINFLLWGNLPEIEETTDEAILDISNEECIR